The following DNA comes from Castanea sativa cultivar Marrone di Chiusa Pesio chromosome 10, ASM4071231v1.
AACAGCCAATGTCACCTCCTCTCTGCTTCAAGAGGTCCTTGGTCTCTGCAATGTACTGTGCAAGAGTTGAAGATGTTTCTGCACGCCAGAGCCCCCTAGACCAAATTTGACCAATATAATTACCATTCCacctaattatattatgcaggTATGCTTACAAAAAATGAATAGTAAATCAAAACAGAGTCCATCCTTTGCCAATTGAACAGGACAGTCAAGTACATCTACATGATCATCAATAGCTTTCCTATATGCTAAATCCATACAGCCAGCGTAATCTCCATTATAAACAAAGGATTCGCGGGAGAGTGAGGAAGGTGAAAGAAAGAGgtcaaaaacaaaacttttataaaagCATACAGTTAGATAACCTTATTGATCAGTTATGAGTAGAAAAGAATCAGTTTTAATTAGAAGCAATAAGCAATAGAGATATACCTTGTGCTGATGAATTTTGGCCTAGATGAGCAAAGAAATCTGCAACATGAGAAGAGTGATCAGCATCTTgaataaatattattgaaatGAGCAGGTAATAATCTATCATAGAGAAAACTAACTAATTATGTCATAATTAGCAAGCCATTACTCTTAAATGAAACTCAACTATaagaaatgatattttaatcCTTCAGTTCCTAGAATGCAATTGTGGCATGTGATATACAAAATCATATGCAAGTACTAATAGAACAAAATCCATTTTCAGTTCTATAGTAACCTGATCAAGGAGCTCTGCATTAAAGATAGTTCCAGGACTGTGAATGAAATATCACAAATTGTGATACAGACAGACATACACGAGATTACAATTCAGATTCTTCTCATGTGCAATGAAGGGACTTCATGAAAGGGATACAAATCTCAAAGCGAAAAGTATAAAGAGTTGGATCAAAATATCACAAATTATGAACTTTTCTTAATCAATAAATTCAGTATGTTAAAAGCTCTCTTTACATTTAAAATGAACTCACTGTAAAGAGTTGGGATTCATGAAAAAAGATTTGTCACAATCAAACACAAGCTCCTATTCAAGCCTGTTACTTGCAACACAATTTGTCACCAACAcgttgctattttttttaaaatgctgcATAATTAAAGACATAGACAACTCAATTTCCATACCTTTCAACTAAACCAAGAGTATCAATGTCTAGAGAGAAAACAATAGACATGGATGTCATCGGAAAAAAAACCTACAATTGCAATGCCTATATCAAACCGCGAAGCCCAAAAAGACACATACCAAATAAGCCATGTATCTGTACATACCCACCTATGTAGAgacacaaaattcaaaattaacaaccaagaacatgtaCATTTTATCAAGTCAATTTTTAGAATTGAGATAGATTATGGGTTGCTATACCTGATCTGGCTGGCGGGACATGAAAACCATGCCAATGGTGCCATGGAGCCTGACCCACAGCCCCTTCAATTCTTCCACGGGGAAGAAGTAGACTTGGGAGACTAGCTCTTTTATAGCTTAATTGCTTAAGCTTCATTATAGTGGTTGCAAGGAATCTACCAAAATAGCCTTCGAATTTTTTAGAAAGAGCCTGCTTATTTTGCCCAAATATGCacaaatttgttttctttcattgaGACTTTACAAAGTGATCACTGAGATATTCTACAGAGAAAGTGGGCATCATTGCAAGGTATTGAATATTACTTCTAACAAATTAATTCCTTGTATGAACTGAAATGTGATTTTACACCATTCATCTATAGTAACAATGAAACTAAAATTGGACTGCGGTGTACTTTCATAAGAAACATCCTATTCATACATGTTAATGGAGTAAATATAGATGATAATATAAGTATTAAAAGTTTTATAACATATAATTACAATGCTGCCAAGTTTGTGCTACTACACCACTGAGCTTGTACCCTAGGTGATCTAGGAATTGAAAGTACAAAATTCTCCATTGCTTGTTCCATAGTAAAGGACCCAATACAAGCCAAAACCCAACCACAAATCCAAGTGCCATACTTACAAAAAACCAATCCACCTTAAGCCCACCAAAATCCTTGCTCCTTTTGTTTTGAATGTTTGGTTTTACATAATTTATAGTACAACTATCAGTAAGTGGAGGTCCACAAAGCTTGTTCCCAAAAAAACTGGATGCGCTGAGGCTCTGTAGCTGAGTGCTTGAAGGGATTCTCCCAATTAAATTGTTGTTTGACAAGTTCAAGTGGCTCAAAAATGTCAAACTTGACATACTTTGAGGAATTTGACCGCAAAGTTGGTTTATTGAGAAATCAATAGATTCCAATGATCCCATATCACCTATATTCTCCGGAATCATTCCAGTCAAGATATTAGATGACAAATTCAATGATTGTAGTCCTTGGAGACTAGCCACTTCTTTAGGAATCTCTCCTGACAAATTGTTGTTGGAAAGGTCTATAATATTTACAAGTTGAAGTGTGGTGGAATACTCAAGAGATTCTCCCTTAATCACAAGCAATTCACTTTCAAAAGGCAAAGAACTAGACAATGTTGACCAACCAAAGACATATATGGGAGAATTTGAATTGTTATTTCTGGCCATAGTAATGAAATTGTTGAGACATTTAGGTATGCTTCCAAATAGCTTATTATGTGAAAGGTCTAGGATTTGGAGTGAAGTCAGAGCACAAAGTTCTTCTGGTATTTGACCATGGAAATTATTGAAGCGAAGGCTAAGAATCATCAAGCTTGAAAGTCTGTGTCCAATCCACCAAGGTATGCTCCCAACAAACTCATTTTTGCCAACATCAATAGTAAAcaaatatttacaatttttcaaCAAGGATGGAAATTTTCCAGAGAAACTGTTGTTAGATAGGTGCAAAGACCTAAGATTAATAAGAGATCCAATGGATGCTGGGATAGAACCAGAGAAATTGTTGTTTCCCAAATTTAAGGCAACCAACCTTTGCCACTTCATCCAGCAATTACTTATATTCCCTGATAACAGATTTTTTCCAAGATTGAGAAATTCCATCTTTTTGGGCTCCTTCATCTTGtaacacaaaaaatgaaaaatagatcCAGATAGTGAATTATTAGAAAGATCAAGGAAGCTCAAATTAGAGGATATACAAGGCAATGGACCTTCGAAGTGATTTGAACTCACATCAATTATTGAACCATCGGACAAAATCAAAGGGATATGCGGAATCTCTCCATAGATTTGATTGTGAGAGATATTTAGATAAGTAAACTGAGAAGACAAGTTCCAAAACCAAGGAGGAACTGCATCTATAATCCCTGTGTTGGATATGTCCAAGCTCAAAAGTTGCTTTTGTGAACAGAGCCATGAAGGAAATTTGGGCCCTAAATTCCATGATCCCAAAACTAAATATTTGAGTTGAAAAGGAGGGATCCAATCGAGACTTACTTTTAAAGTCAATCGATTTTTAGATGCATAAAGTAAAGTTAATCTTGTTAAATTGGTAAAATGAACTTCAGATACTACACCCTCCAACATATTTGAATAAATATCTAGAGACTCTAATTTGGAGAGATGTCCAAAGCTTGGAGGGAGAGTACCATTAATTTGATTACTCTCAAGATACAAGGATCTTAAAGAGGAAAGATTTCCTATAGACCATGGAATAGGACCTGAAATTGAATTATTCCCCAAAAAAAGGATGACCAGATTTTTAAATTGCCCAAGTTCATCAGTCAACTGCCCAGACAGTTGAGCACTGTCCATTTCTAAGATCTCTAGTCCATTTGAAACACATCCTGATAGACTTTCAAAGATTTCAGGTATCTGTTGACCCCATTTGTTGGATGACAATCTAATTTCCCTTAATTTGCAGAGATTACCAAAAGATCTTGGTACCTTTCCTTCGAGTTCATTGGATGACAAGTCTATGCTAATGGCAGATGTTAGGTTTCCAATGGCACTAGAGATTCTACCCTGCATCATATTTTGCCAGAGGTTGAGGAACTCAAGATGACTAAAACTGTACAGCCAATTGGGGATTGAAGAGTTGAAAGCGTTACTAGATAGATCGAGGTGCCTAAGTGAAGTCAAGTTCTGGAGATGAACAGGGATTGGACCTTGAAACCAATTGTAAGATAGATCAAGAGAAACCAGATTATGAAGACCAAAGACCCAAAACAGAATCGAAGTGTTTTGAAGATAGTTGGATGAAAGATCAAGGGTGGTGAGAGATGAGAAGTTAATACTACTGGGTATCGTTGGTGGAATGAAACCAGAAAGGTAGCATTGTGACAATCGCAACTCTGACAAGGAAGGGAGTTTGTTTATCTCCTGTAGCCAATCAGAGGCTTGGCTAAGGTTTGCATAACTCAAATCAAGGTGTTGTAGTAAAGGAAGCCCAGAGAGCCATTGAAGGCTCTTcacatataaattataataattatgcCCAAGATTGAGATAGTGCAAATTAGAGAGATTCCCAAGTTGATGAGGAATCAATCCCTCAAATCCCGCATGGGAGAGATTAAGATATCTTAAGCTCCCCATTGAACCGAGgaatttgggaatttgaatACCACCAAAATCATTGTAACTGAGGTCCAAGTAAATCAAATGCTTCAAATCAAGCAGAGAAGGATTTATCTTACCACCAAATCTGGACTTAGAATAAGCTTCATATTGAGCTACCCATTGGGCACCAGAAGTTGTAAGCTCGTCACCCACAGGATAATAGGTTCTGAGacggagttggaggacatgacCGGTGCGGTTGTGGCAGACAACACCGACCCAGTGACAGCAATCCACGTCAGATGCCCAGGAGGCAAGGCGGTTAGAAGGATCTAGAAGGTGTTGGCTGAAGTTGAGAAGGGCGTGTCGCTCGCTTTCAATGCAACGAACCTCAGAGTCAGAGTCAGAGTGGGAGTGGGCAGTGTAGAAGTTAGGAGAATGATGAATAGTGAGCAAACAAAGGAGAAGGCTTAAAGTAATtctcaacatcatcatcatcatcatcatcatgcttttataaaaataaaattggctTATGATTTTGTTAtgtagggtccgtttggatagaacttattgttaaaaactgaaaactgaaaattgaaaacactgtagcaaaataattttaaaatgtgtgaatagtaccgcgggacccatttttaatgaaaaagttgctaaaaaataaaatttatgggtCTGTAAatagtgcacgaatgcactgttcacaaaaaattgggtcaacacttgcggctggaggaaaaaaaaaaaaaacaaaaaaaacaaaacaaaacgcagacgcagaaacgcctatccaaactccaccgTAATACATACATGCTAATTTATAGGAACTGGACCGTCTTTATTGTATTGCGTTGTTGTGTTGACGTACCTGCTACGCGTTTGCTTTATGGGAAATGGGCCACAAATTATGGGATGGGACCCTTCATTTTTAAGTTCCATTTGGATTCATATCACTTTTTCAACTTGTGCAAAGCTAATTTGTGGGCCCTTTGGTTTGGTGCATTTGGATTTACCTATCAATTTTCTAACTTGTGCTAATTTGATTGGTCAAAATTCAACAATCTTTTAAATGGAATATGCCCAGCTGTGACTTAAGTCTCGGGGTATTATCACTGCTTGGAACTATAGAACATATAGTAtgcataaattaaataataatagtaataatataataataataagatatcgTTTGGAGTTTACCTGAATCTTACTTTGAAATGTTGCAAAGAATAAAGAGAACAAAAAGTTTTATGATGTTGTAGATTTGTAGACAAAGACTCCTtattaaaatcacaaaattaggCTGGATTGAACTAATTCTAAATCTCCTAAAGTGAATCATCATTAACTTAATTGATTAATAGGCTGCGTTTCTTGCTTTCatctaaaattgaaaaacaaatttattgcaTTAAGGGGTCAAGCATAATGCATTATTTAGTTTTGAAATGCCGGAGCacaataatgttatttttattatcaagaaaatcaaaagttcATGAATGTACAAGTGTCCAAATATTTTGACacaattattttcttattagtGCCTGTATCCTGGAAGTCTTCCTCATGCTTGATAcaactttctcaaaaaacatTTATCTAGGAACAAATTTCTTCCCATGCACACTGACGTTAAATATACTCTAGTTTTTTCTCCATTAGATAATATATTATGGACATTGTCATCCAAGTTAATTGAAGGTGTGATGCTCTGGCCCAAAATCTTTCCTAATCAATACTAGTGTGAAGTATGAGAAGTATGAACAAATCAACATCCCTTTGATGGAATAGGTGACATTGGAGTTTCCGTCCGTGTACAATGGGTTTGTTTTATATCATGAAATTGTTTTAGCTAGCTATTGGAAAGTTTAATATGGCTAGTTCCAAAAGTCACGTGCTTTCGAGTAAAAATGTGAAGTAATTATCAATcaaaattgtgattattttagGACCAAAATTGAGCATTTTATGAACGCGTCATGGATATGAGAAAATTTTTTGATGTTAGGTAATAATGACCTCCTGTCTTGAATTCATTTAAGGCACTATTGGTGGTTTAACCTAATTTCAAAATTCCTTCAAAAATGaagtttctctttctcaaaaaaagaaaaaaagcagtgAGTGCATAATGTTTTGATGTTAGGGGAAATGAAGCAGCATCTTAGTTGTTCAATTTATTAGCTATTTTAGTTGTCATATTCACAATTTGCAaacattgttttgttttattggaAATTCATGCTAAAAATATGTATGTTGAAACTTCTAGTTCCACTAATTTTATAGTTCCTATTGCCAAAAGTCCGGCCAGGGCTGTCGTAAGATAGTTTGAGGCTaaggtgaaaattttaaagaggCATTTTTTACATCtaaatatcacttaaataatatttagtttatttttattatatatttttatttcaaatctattattaattcttattctttttttagagagagtaaTTCTTACTTATTAATATGACTAATTCACCTAAAGTGAGCTAATGATGCATACTATATAGCTTTTACAAACTAGCATAtcaccactaaaaaaaaaattattcaaacattcatttattatattgtttaaatgaCACCAATCATATTCTTGTCACATCAGCTTGTCAGTTtttagtagtaaaatttgtattagctTTAGCATTTGTCATTCACTTAATGCTGATTAGTTTGTGTGAAGAAAATGCTAAACTTACTACAAATTTCATTACGAAAAACTTACAAATAGATGTGGCAATGAGATGTCACTTCAACTACAAATGAGTATTGAATTATTTCTTATGATTGGTGACATATCAATTTATAGgacctatttaataaaatttgtaatatactAGCATAGCTCTAATATTTTAGGCCTTCTTAAAAGTAGGAAAAAATGTACACATATCtcacattttttctttaattaaaagaaaaaacccatACCGCCCCCTTATTTTTGGGGTCCTTTCTATGTTAggattttatgcataattttaaactataaaaacttacaatttaaacaatttattgatgacatagctattgatatttaattttttagaaattttgcaagcatgaaggatgTAAGAAAgagatgtaatccaatagtgaatttgtcaaaattcacctgtaataaaaaaaaaattaagtaaggttgtagaataacaacaaattttgtagctaaattttgtcatttgttttttaatcttttggtAAGAATTCAAATAGCAATAAACCATGAATTGAATTTGTCCATGATGCACAGTGGTTCCATAAAAATTGCATTTAAGATCATACTTGTTACAAAAATAAGAGCTATTCATTTTTCCTGTTATTAATTGCCTAAGAATAATTACTAGAAAAATATTACACCATTAAAATACGTATATatcatactttttatttttttgaggggaACGTATATATCATACTTAGAAagcttttatcaaaaaaaaaaattaactgttATCAAAAATCATACTTAGACAATGACTGAATATGGAGATTAAATATGGGGAGTGTTTGATTGGGGATGGTTTTATATTGTACATTacagtttgaagtttgaatacacaaaaaataagatggaaaagattgatttttcttcttgttttggCTTATTGTTTTATCGACCATATAATTATAACTGACGGtgtgaagaaaatcagtaggctggatgctttgGATTTCAATGGACTACTGACTGTCTTGAAGGCTTGAAAAAGGTGACcagggttgccggccaagaaccctccgatgccaaagttagtttttctcttttaaattttggaattcccactttttagaaattgtaaaaacgtacctttgtctGGTCTAAatgggcgtttatatagtgcgccccagaaacaattattagatttgtaacttcccctatatttgaggaggtttgAGGGTTCAGggttaacttccacaaccgcttaggagttacattttttcATGTAACTGTTATTGAAAGTTATGCATGTGATAAGGAGTTGTAGCACTGAACCTGGATTTCACTCATGTCCTGGAACACTAGCATGTAGGCAAGTTTACGCTtgggaattttcctaagtgtcagGGGCTCGTCCAAGAGCCTTCCTGACGAGCGTACCTTGTTCCCACGGAAGTTCGTCCTTCTATGGACGACCTTTTCACGGACGGTCATCCTTACATGGGCGACCTTCCTATGTGGGATGTCCCTTCTGTTCTGGACGCCTCCTTTGGATGTTTTGGAGTTGGTCAGATTTTTAATTCACCATCAATAACAACATATGATGTAATCATGTCATGtataaagggaaaaagaatTATTGTAATCTATGTCATGATTAATGCAAgtgtttttaaatgttttatgaGGATTTTGGAGGCACATTGAGAGGTTGGCtctttgttttaaaaatcactttcatttttctttctcttttgaacAGAGGATTAGATAGTGACTGAATATGAAGATTGAATATGGGGAGTGTTTAATTGGGCATGGTTTTATATTGTACATTACAATTTGTAGTTAGAATACGCAAGAAATAAGATCGAAAAGattgatttttcttcttgttttggCTTATTGTTTTATCGACCATATGATTATAACAACATATGATGTAATCATGTCATgtataaagtaaaaaagaatTGTTATAATCTATGTCATGATTTTtccaaattgtaaaaataaaatatcacaacCATTAACTTTGCCTTAGAAATACttacataatatatatgttGTGACCCTACCTTTTAATAGTTTGAACCCACTCCCCTTTGCTCTCCCAAGCACGCATGGCTTGAGGAGTTACCAGTTCACCCAACTTGGTGGTGATTATTTGACTTTATATCAAATTGTTcaattaaaatctcaaattgtAAAATGTTTAGTCAgtatctataaaaaatatttttccccAATTACTTAGCACAATGTCACAAATATGATAGGAAAAACATGTCTGAAAATTGAAATCCATGGAGAGAGTCTTATAGTTTAGTTGCACTATCTAGATACCTGGATCAAAAATTCTATTCTTTCaacacaaaataagaaaataataaaaataaataaatggaaaaaatgtcaaaaataactaaaaatttatttttagctgctttttttttcttttttaattaaaatttcacaGCCATACCACCTGTTCCATTTCTACTAAGCCTAAGCGTATTGCTGGCAAAAACAgcaaatttgtgaaaaaaacaTGTTTCTAATAAATATTGGTATGGATCATaagcaaatttaaaaacaaactGCCATTGTAATTTGTGCAAGGACTTACTTGATAAGTGCTTGGCATATTAACTAAAATCTATTTCACGATTAGAATTCcagtttattatttcttgaattaaattttttttgatgggatacTAAGTGTTTTAGGTAAGGTGGTTTCCAATTGGTCCTAAGTTTCTccataaaaaatattcattcatAAGATTTAGAACCACATTTCTACATATAACACcatttgtatttcatttttgttatttttcttcctAATCAACATATTCAGTCAAgttgtttaagtattaatattAAAGAACTTTTAAAATCTGTGGAACTTGAAGTTTCTTCCGTTCATggtgtattattttttaagtttcttcAATTCCTGGTGTATAcacttgtggtttgaaatttgaaaatttaccCACTTGAAGTAAGTTTAGTTAAATTTCCTTAATCCACATCTGTTAAAAATATGGCTAAATATGTGATTTTACTtcacttttatgtttctttcctccaaaaacacaaaatacataaaaatacaagatcaaatagaatctgtaagtgcacaattgcacctggacccaagaatagttatgggctcaggcccaatgagccttaaacaataagaatttgtagagtgtgggcttgaaacccaggttagaagtatatgaggattaaatgacaaactaaagattgcaagtaattgaaaacaacaaggaatattgtaactgggcctcctcggacgtaagccgagagctgttcttatattatatctctccctttgtcttttgtctttttaggttacaaaaagttccgtcctctttctgttctaggtccttccttaaatactcttctttttaatactttatacacgtgttgccccaacccctgccttagcctagatatttcttttcttaatgcctttgaacagtaactagaagtttcccttccactgttcaagtgtcacctcctcattaatgcggccagggtggtaggtgcagggtctttaatgtggaggtagcagcctttatttttgacatttcttcaacaccggtgcttctggggcattctggggttcaccccctttaaccattggtcttgaccgtgccattccctaacctgtaccatgaagtcccgggttctttggtgtcagtccgaggggaaaagcATCCTCGGctcggtcctcggatcctcggcgtatgggccgacctagaatatcaacaagccctaaacccaagagtaggtcggccttccttagcaaggcccaatggcccatatccctattaagatatttttactccccacagaatCCAACAGAATACTTGCATGATGAGATTTCAAATcacaggtaggcaacttaaattttagtcaaactttagatgggtaaagtgtcaaattttaaaccgcaggtagacaacttaaatttcagcgAAATCATgggtgggtaagttgtaatttgcccttaattaattgatttgataTTATTATGTTAGCCACATATTTACCAACAAGTAAAACCGTTTGCCACATAAATATTTTCCGTTAGTGAATTAATggtaaggactaaattgattgTAAGTTAAAAATAACAGTAACCAAATTGATTGTtaccaaaatgtagggatcaaaatAGTTGAGATTGAATGCTATTTCTTTTAACtctcaatctcaaccattgaaaGCAATTGCATTGAGTGCAATACTTAGATATTGCACATGATCTCAATCCCACTAGGATTTCAATACTTAGTAAATTATCCCTATACCTACCACCTGGTGTTTAAGCTCACTCTTTTTAGGAGTTCAATAGTAGAAGTAAATactaattgtattttatttttaacatttgaaTCCAATGCAATACTTAGATATTGCACATGATCTCAATCCCACTAGGATTTCAATGCCTAGTAGATTATCTCTATACCTACCACTTGGTGTCTAAGCTCACTCTTTTTAGGAGTTCAATAGTAGAACTAAATActgattgtattttatttttagcaattGCATCGAGTGCAATATTTAGATATTGCACCTAATCTCAATCTCACTAGGATTTCAATGCCTAATAGATTATCTCTGTACCTACCACCTAGTGTCTAAACTCACTCTTTTTAGGACTTCAATAGTGAAACTAAATACtgattatattttgtttttaacaatTGTATGAACAAATATCAATTGTGTACATAAGAAAAATCTATTTCACTATATAAGATATAATATCCTAGGCAAGTTTCATATAAGTATAATAGCCGCCTTAAAGGTTATAAGCAAAATATGtcattgattgaaaattttattaaagagCTTTTCTCCTTCCcttaaagttgaaaaaaaagggtttaaaGGTAAACTAAATATAGGAATGCCTAGAGCACTGCTCTAGTCTTTATATATTGAACACATACTTATTTTCTAATATAGTATAATATTTAGTAATCATCcattttgaaaaagataaagagcttaataataataataaataaataaaaaatactaatcatcaattaaattaattgaattCAAGTATCAAATATATAACACTTTCAGTTTCTCACCTCTAAAAACTCTTTATTGATTGGGTTATGACATGTGTAACGATTATAAAACCACAATAAGCCCACAGTAATATCAGACTTATTAAGAATCATTTGGTTAAGCCATAGCCTTAAATTGAATTTACCAATTGTTGTAAACAACCAGCTACAAAAATCCTACTCTACAACCTGCTTGATTGAGGGACTGAAATGCAAGCAGTAGGAGGAAAGCATGAAAAAACACAAGGCTGGAGGTgaattttttcctctttaattCCAGGAATTGGCGGAACCTACTTTGGAATCCTAATGTTTTAACCACAAAAATTGAGCTTTTTCATCACTTTGGCATAAGCAGCAGGGACAATGCCAGGTTGTCTGAGCCTacattttgatttctttgacTGCATTAAcaccaaaattttattagttacaTCAACTGCACTAAACACCCAAAAtgtaataaatttcaaataaactcAGCATATACCAGCCTACGTTCTGTGTTTTGCATCGCTTGGGGTGAACATTATGAGcatgaaaagaaaagcaaatttGCACATCAGTCATTGAATAGCTAAACATTCCAAATGTAAGATTATGTTAATTTATTAAGTACATCTTGGGACATGCACCTTTTCATTCAACCCACCTTTGCATAAGAAGCTACCTCAACCATTCTTATTGACCCTGTAGTTCTGCTCATCACTATTACTCTTCTCCATAACCTTTCATCTCCATTTCAGACTTCCATAACCTTTTATTTATAAGGACTATTTCACTTTCCAAGTGAGCATAAGATCTAGTGCCCCCAATACTCACCCTTTTCCACTTCACAGAAGAACATCCTACCAACCAATCTGATTGAACTATTTTCCTCTATATCAAATACATACAGTCTTCACCCAGACTTCCTAATAAGAAATTTCACTACCCCTTCTAACAAGTAGCATGAATTCTATTGCCACATGAACAACTTCTCAGGTTTTCATTGctaatcatatactatatatataatagcagaaACCATTTCCTGCAATTAAGAAGGTGTTGTCATGTAGGAAAAATGTCTATCTAAAATTTAGCTACGTTTAAGTTAAAAAACGATAAATTACAATGTTTCATTGTGTTAAAACATTGTTTGGGAgccttttggtttaaaaagAAACTAACCgcttaaaacaaaacccaattctcttctaaaaattaaaattaaaacccGTAACTCCTCCATATCCTtcccccaaaatcaaaatccaaaacttaGATGAGAAAGAAGTAAGCGATCAGAGGTACCTTCTAATACAAAGAAAGATGAAGTTTTGCTCTCCACACATCATGCACAACCAGTTATGAATGTATTTTAGcatcatttattattatgtttgtgagttttgttttgttaatttgcAAAATctg
Coding sequences within:
- the LOC142614199 gene encoding receptor-like protein EIX1 isoform X1, which produces MGSLRYLNLSHAGFEGLIPHQLGNLSNLHYLNLGHNYYNLYVKSLQWLSGLPLLQHLDLSYANLSQASDWLQEINKLPSLSELRLSQCYLSGFIPPTIPSSINFSSLTTLDLSSNYLQNTSILFWVFGLHNLVSLDLSYNWFQGPIPVHLQNLTSLRHLDLSSNAFNSSIPNWLYSFSHLEFLNLWQNMMQGRISSAIGNLTSAISIDLSSNELEGKVPRSFGNLCKLREIRLSSNKWGQQIPEIFESLSGCVSNGLEILEMDSAQLSGQLTDELGQFKNLVILFLGNNSISGPIPWSIGNLSSLRSLYLESNQINGTLPPSFGHLSKLESLDIYSNMLEGVVSEVHFTNLTRLTLLYASKNRLTLKVSLDWIPPFQLKYLVLGSWNLGPKFPSWLCSQKQLLSLDISNTGIIDAVPPWFWNLSSQFTYLNISHNQIYGEIPHIPLILSDGSIIDVSSNHFEGPLPCISSNLSFLDLSNNSLSGSIFHFLCYKMKEPKKMEFLNLGKNLLSGNISNCWMKWQRLVALNLGNNNFSGSIPASIGSLINLRSLHLSNNSFSGKFPSLLKNCKYLFTIDVGKNEFVGSIPWWIGHRLSSLMILSLRFNNFHGQIPEELCALTSLQILDLSHNKLFGSIPKCLNNFITMARNNNSNSPIYVFGWSTLSSSLPFESELLVIKGESLEYSTTLQLVNIIDLSNNNLSGEIPKEVASLQGLQSLNLSSNILTGMIPENIGDMGSLESIDFSINQLCGQIPQSMSSLTFLSHLNLSNNNLIGRIPSSTQLQSLSASSFFGNKLCGPPLTDSCTINYVKPNIQNKRSKDFGGLKVDWFFVSMALGFVVGFWLVLGPLLWNKQWRILYFQFLDHLGYKLSGVVAQTWQHCNYML